In Dama dama isolate Ldn47 chromosome 9, ASM3311817v1, whole genome shotgun sequence, the following proteins share a genomic window:
- the LOX gene encoding protein-lysine 6-oxidase isoform X2 yields MRFAWTALLGSLQLCALVRCAPPAAGHRQPPREQAAAPGAWRQKIQWENNGQVFSLLSLGSQYQPQRRRDPGAAAPGAANATAPQMRTPILLLRNNRTAAARARTAGPSAAAAAAGRPRPAARHWFQAGYSTSGAQDAGTSRADNQTAPGEVPTLSNLRPPNRVDVDGMVGDDPYNPYKYTDDNPYYNYYDTYERPRPGSRYRPGYGTGYFQYGLPDLVPDPYYIQASTYVQKMAMYNLRCAAEENCLASTAYRADVRDYDHRVLLRFPQRVKNQGTSDFLPSRPRYSWEWHSCHQHYHSMDEFSHYDLLDASTQRRVAEGHKASFCLEDTSCDYGYHRRFACTAHTQGLSPGCYDTYNADIDCQWIDITDVKPGNYILKVSVNPSYLVPESDYSNNVVRCEIRYTGHHAYASGCTISP; encoded by the exons ATGCGCTTCGCCTGGACCGCACTCCTCGGGTCGCTGCAGCTCTGCGCACTCGTGCGCTGCGCCCCGCCGGCCGCCGGCCACCGGCAGCCCCCTCGCGAACAGGCGGCGGCTCCCGGCGCCTGGCGCCAGAAGATCCAATGGGAGAACAACGGGCAGGTGTTCAGCCTGCTGAGCCTGGGCTCGCAGTACCAGCCGCAACGGCGACGGGACCCCGGCGCCGCCGCCCCGGGGGCCGCCAACGCCACCGCCCCGCAGATGCGCACGCCAATCCTGCTGCTCCGCAACAACCGCACCGCGGCGGCGCGAGCGCGGACGGCCGGCCCCTCTGCAGCCGCAGCCGCAGCTGGCCGCCCCAGGCCCGCCGCCCGCCACTGGTTCCAAGCTGGCTACTCGACGTCTGGGGCCCAAGACGCTGGGACCTCGCGCGCTGATAACCAGACGGCACCGGGAGAGGTCCCGACGCTCAGTAACCTGCGACCGCCCAACCGCGTGGACGTGGACGGCATGGTGGGCGACGACCCGTACAACCCCTATAAGTACACCGACGACAACCCCTATTACAACTATTACGACACGTACGAAAGGCCCAGGCCTGGGAGCAGGTACCGGCCCGGATATGGCACCGGCTACTTCCAGTATG GTCTTCCGGACCTGGTGCCTGATCCCTACTACATCCAGGCGTCGACATACGTGCAAAAGATGGCCATGTACAACCTGAGATGCGCTGCGGAGGAAAATTGCTTGGCCAG CACAGCATACAGGGCAGATGTCAGAGATTATGATCACAGGGTGCTGCTAAGATTTCCCCAGAGGGTGAAAAACCAAGGGACATCTGATTTCCTACCAAGTCGACCAAGATATTCCTGGGAATGGCACAGTTGTCACCA ACATTACCACAGCATGGATGAATTCAGCCACTACGACCTGCTTGATGCCAGCACCCAGAGGAGAGTGGCTGAGGGCCACAAAGCGAGTTTCTGTCTTGAGGATACATCGTGTGACTACGGCTACCACAGGCGATTTGCATGTACTGCACACACACAG GGCTTGAGTCCTGGCTGCTATGATACCTATAATGCAGACATAGACTGCCAGTGGATTGATATCACTGATGTCAAACCTGGAAACTATATTCTCAAG gtCAGTGTGAATCCCAGCTATCTGGTGCCTGAGTCGGACTATTCCAACAATGTTGTCCGCTGTGAAATTCGCTACACAGGACATCACGCGTATGCCTCGGGCTGCACAATTTCACCGTGA
- the LOX gene encoding protein-lysine 6-oxidase isoform X1, with protein sequence MRFAWTALLGSLQLCALVRCAPPAAGHRQPPREQAAAPGAWRQKIQWENNGQVFSLLSLGSQYQPQRRRDPGAAAPGAANATAPQMRTPILLLRNNRTAAARARTAGPSAAAAAAGRPRPAARHWFQAGYSTSGAQDAGTSRADNQTAPGEVPTLSNLRPPNRVDVDGMVGDDPYNPYKYTDDNPYYNYYDTYERPRPGSRYRPGYGTGYFQYGLPDLVPDPYYIQASTYVQKMAMYNLRCAAEENCLASTAYRADVRDYDHRVLLRFPQRVKNQGTSDFLPSRPRYSWEWHSCHQHYHSMDEFSHYDLLDASTQRRVAEGHKASFCLEDTSCDYGYHRRFACTAHTQGLSPGCYDTYNADIDCQWIDITDVKPGNYILKVSVNPSYLVPESDYSNNVVRCEIRYTGHHAYASGCTISPY encoded by the exons ATGCGCTTCGCCTGGACCGCACTCCTCGGGTCGCTGCAGCTCTGCGCACTCGTGCGCTGCGCCCCGCCGGCCGCCGGCCACCGGCAGCCCCCTCGCGAACAGGCGGCGGCTCCCGGCGCCTGGCGCCAGAAGATCCAATGGGAGAACAACGGGCAGGTGTTCAGCCTGCTGAGCCTGGGCTCGCAGTACCAGCCGCAACGGCGACGGGACCCCGGCGCCGCCGCCCCGGGGGCCGCCAACGCCACCGCCCCGCAGATGCGCACGCCAATCCTGCTGCTCCGCAACAACCGCACCGCGGCGGCGCGAGCGCGGACGGCCGGCCCCTCTGCAGCCGCAGCCGCAGCTGGCCGCCCCAGGCCCGCCGCCCGCCACTGGTTCCAAGCTGGCTACTCGACGTCTGGGGCCCAAGACGCTGGGACCTCGCGCGCTGATAACCAGACGGCACCGGGAGAGGTCCCGACGCTCAGTAACCTGCGACCGCCCAACCGCGTGGACGTGGACGGCATGGTGGGCGACGACCCGTACAACCCCTATAAGTACACCGACGACAACCCCTATTACAACTATTACGACACGTACGAAAGGCCCAGGCCTGGGAGCAGGTACCGGCCCGGATATGGCACCGGCTACTTCCAGTATG GTCTTCCGGACCTGGTGCCTGATCCCTACTACATCCAGGCGTCGACATACGTGCAAAAGATGGCCATGTACAACCTGAGATGCGCTGCGGAGGAAAATTGCTTGGCCAG CACAGCATACAGGGCAGATGTCAGAGATTATGATCACAGGGTGCTGCTAAGATTTCCCCAGAGGGTGAAAAACCAAGGGACATCTGATTTCCTACCAAGTCGACCAAGATATTCCTGGGAATGGCACAGTTGTCACCA ACATTACCACAGCATGGATGAATTCAGCCACTACGACCTGCTTGATGCCAGCACCCAGAGGAGAGTGGCTGAGGGCCACAAAGCGAGTTTCTGTCTTGAGGATACATCGTGTGACTACGGCTACCACAGGCGATTTGCATGTACTGCACACACACAG GGCTTGAGTCCTGGCTGCTATGATACCTATAATGCAGACATAGACTGCCAGTGGATTGATATCACTGATGTCAAACCTGGAAACTATATTCTCAAG gtCAGTGTGAATCCCAGCTATCTGGTGCCTGAGTCGGACTATTCCAACAATGTTGTCCGCTGTGAAATTCGCTACACAGGACATCACGCGTATGCCTCGGGCTGCACAATTTCACC GTATTAG